From a region of the Haematobia irritans isolate KBUSLIRL chromosome 4, ASM5000362v1, whole genome shotgun sequence genome:
- the LOC142236896 gene encoding uncharacterized protein LOC142236896, protein MEHYTIAQRTKDAFLFIENHSSIINTQRAYRRFYGVRTAPTVVGPVGAVLLRSLVNNFAEYGNVGDSRRTGRPRTGRSAENIDAVRQSVEENPETSTRRRSSQLQLSDRTLRRILKHYLHLFPYKIQLVQKLNPEDFVLRLEYARAVLNLVDQNENFLSNLRWPPRSPDLTAPDFFLWGYLKDKVYVNNPQTLQQLKDNI, encoded by the coding sequence atggaaCACTATACAATTGCGCAAAGAACTAAGGATGCTTTTCTATTCATTGAAAATCATTCTTCGATAATTAATACTCAACGTGCATACAGAAGATTTTATGGTGTAAGAACTGCTCCAACGGTGGTTGGACCCGTTGGAGCAGTTCTTCTTCGTTCGTTGGTGAATAATTTTGCTGAATATGGGAATGTCGGAGATTCAAGACGTACGGGCAGACCTCGAACTGGCAGATCGGCCGAAAATATTGATGCTGTGCGACAGAGCGTCGAAGAAAATCCGGAGACATCAACGAGAAGACGATCTTCCCAGTTGCAGCTTTCTGACCGCACACTTCGGCGAATTTTAAAACACTATTTGCACCTCTTCCCTTACAAAATCCAACTAGTCCAAAAACTAAATCCTGAGGACTTCGTATTGCGCTTGGAATATGCTAGAGCAGTTTTAAATCTCGTtgatcaaaatgaaaattttttgtcaaatttgagaTGGCCAccacgatcgccagatttgactgcACCGGATTTTTTCTTGTGGGGCTATCTCAAAGACAAAGTTTATGTGAATAACCCCCAAACCTTGCAACAACTAAAGGACAACATTTAA
- the LOC142236895 gene encoding L-aminoadipate-semialdehyde dehydrogenase-phosphopantetheinyl transferase, producing the protein MSAKLQTTRWAFDLNTWSPNVAQLALAIAAIQTEERSRLIKFYFINDFLSSLVGRLLMRKYVSQCTQLPYHEIKFARDARGKPYWLNHIDESQREYRQQLQFNVSHQGNFVILAGVHSAKYEDVGIGCDVMKLEYSGGKDLKEFFRIMHRKFADSEWRYITQPNFNQQQQLKAFMRHWCLKEAYVKELGVGINVDLQKIEFSVDDTRELGIETPTLGGATLKCNDIPMHNWNFEEHMLHPKYCAAIAFRNYQPEFEEKFKFLDIDDLLRPSELADSSEIIEYCRTALRKQWK; encoded by the coding sequence ATGTCCGCAAAACTACAAACAACCAGATGGGCATTTGACTTGAACACTTGGTCACCCAATGTGGCCCAACTTGCTCTTGCTATAGCCGCAATTCAGACTGAGGAAAGAAGtcgattaataaaattttatttcataaatgatTTTCTTTCTTCATTAGTGGGACGTCTGCTTATGCGTAAATATGTGAGTCAATGCACACAGTTGCCCTACCACGAGATAAAGTTTGCCCGAGACGCTAGGGGGAAACCGTATTGGTTGAACCATATAGATGAATCTCAAAGGGAATATCGTCAGCAATTACAATTCAATGTGTCACATCAAGGTAACTTTGTTATATTGGCAGGTGTACACAGTGCGAAATATGAAGACGTGGGCATCGGTTGCGATGTTATGAAGTTAGAATACTCTGGCGGGAAGGATCTAAAGGAGTTCTTTCGTATTATGCATCGAAAATTTGCTGATTCCGAATGGCGCTACATTACACAACCAAATTTTAATCAACAGCAACAGTTGAAAGCGTTCATGCGTCATTGGTGCTTAAAAGAAGCCTATGTAAAAGAATTGGGTGTAGGAATCAATGTGgatttacagaaaattgaattttctgtagacgacACAAGAGAACTGGGTATTGAGACTCCAACTTTGGGTGGAGCTACTTTGAAATGCAATGACATTCCAATGCATAATTGGAACTTTGAGGAACATATGCTGCATCCCAAATATTGTGCTGCAATTGCGTTTAGAAACTATCAACCAGAATTcgaagaaaaattcaaatttttggatATTGATGACTTATTAAGGCCAAGTGAACTTGCTGATAGTTCAGAAATTATTGAATACTGTCGTACCGCTTTACGCAAACAATGGAAATAG